The Hymenobacter oligotrophus genome has a window encoding:
- a CDS encoding family 1 glycosylhydrolase, with translation MATVELWGGVECTVNRVGDEFFDQLEMSGHRARLSDLELFAELGIRKLRYPVLWESVAPDGLNTPNWQWADERLPRLRDLGIDPIVGLVHHGSGPRYTALHADNFVAGLARYARMVAERYPWVNHYTPVNEPLTTARFSGLYGLWYPHSTDDRLFVRMLLNEVLGTRAAMLAIREVNPKAKLVQTEDLGKVHSTGQMAYQAEFENHRRWLTFDLLCGRVDAHHYMWRFLRDNGAPEAELLDLVANPLPPDILGINYYVTSERFLDDERHHYPERCYSRNHHDEYADIEAVRVLPLQMAGIKQLLREAWERYQLPIAITESHLGCTREEQLRWLLQSWNEANALRQEGANIRAVTVWSLLGAFDWDSLLTRRGGSYESGVFDVRSGQPRPTALFKMVQSLARSGRYQHPLLANEGWWRRPDRFVYRTSPIV, from the coding sequence ATGGCAACTGTTGAACTGTGGGGCGGTGTGGAATGCACTGTCAACCGCGTCGGCGACGAGTTCTTCGACCAATTGGAGATGAGCGGGCACCGCGCCCGCCTCTCCGATTTGGAGCTGTTTGCCGAGCTCGGGATACGCAAGCTGCGCTATCCTGTGCTGTGGGAGTCGGTGGCTCCCGACGGCCTCAATACGCCCAATTGGCAATGGGCCGACGAACGCCTGCCGCGCCTGCGCGACCTAGGCATCGACCCGATTGTGGGGCTGGTGCACCACGGCAGCGGCCCTCGCTACACGGCGCTGCACGCCGATAATTTTGTGGCTGGCCTGGCCCGCTACGCCCGCATGGTAGCCGAGCGCTACCCTTGGGTAAACCACTACACCCCCGTAAACGAACCCCTCACAACGGCCCGCTTCAGCGGTTTGTACGGCCTGTGGTACCCCCACAGCACCGACGACCGCCTGTTCGTGCGCATGTTGCTGAACGAGGTATTGGGTACCCGCGCCGCCATGCTGGCCATCCGGGAGGTAAACCCTAAGGCCAAGCTGGTGCAAACCGAAGACCTAGGGAAAGTGCACAGCACGGGCCAGATGGCCTACCAGGCCGAGTTTGAAAACCACCGCCGCTGGCTCACCTTCGATTTGCTGTGCGGCCGCGTGGATGCTCATCATTACATGTGGCGCTTTCTGCGCGACAACGGCGCCCCCGAAGCCGAACTGCTCGACTTGGTGGCCAACCCGTTGCCGCCTGATATACTGGGCATCAACTACTACGTCACGAGCGAGCGGTTTCTCGACGACGAACGGCACCACTACCCCGAGCGCTGTTACAGCCGCAACCACCACGACGAGTACGCCGACATTGAGGCGGTACGCGTGCTGCCTTTGCAAATGGCCGGCATCAAGCAATTGCTGCGCGAGGCCTGGGAGCGGTACCAGCTACCCATTGCCATTACCGAGTCGCACCTGGGCTGCACCCGCGAGGAGCAGCTGCGCTGGCTGCTACAATCTTGGAACGAAGCTAACGCCCTGCGGCAGGAGGGGGCCAACATCCGGGCCGTTACGGTATGGTCGCTCCTAGGTGCTTTCGACTGGGACAGCCTGCTTACCCGCCGCGGCGGCAGCTACGAAAGCGGCGTGTTTGATGTGCGCAGCGGCCAGCCCCGGCCCACTGCTTTGTTTAAAATGGTGCAAAGCCTCGCCCGCTCGGGGCGCTACCAGCATCCGCTGCTGGCCAACGAGGGGTGGTGGCGGCGCCCAGATCGTTTTGTTTACCGCACTTCACCGATCGTTTGA
- a CDS encoding SDR family oxidoreductase: MSRQLFTPASQPRQPLLITGANGTLGKAFARVCQIRGIDAVALTRQELDIADLGSIEQALTRYNPWAVINTAGYVRVDDAETDAERCFRENSTGPAMLATVCAAHGVQLLTFSSDLVFDGYKNNPYVESDKARPLNVYGQSKQRAEREVLKLMKSALVVRTSAFFGPWDEYNFVHFVLRSAREGTAFEAANDVQIAPTYVPCLVNHSLDLLIDEERGIWHLANQGSCTWAELACMAAEQAGYNSDFVVGRPMESFNLRAARPLQSVLSSEQGVLLPPLEASLQQYLLDIGHEPSHDFGLLSAGCADKGTKVSG; this comes from the coding sequence ATGAGTCGTCAGCTATTCACTCCGGCTTCGCAGCCGCGTCAGCCCCTGCTTATCACCGGAGCCAACGGTACCTTAGGTAAAGCCTTTGCCCGGGTGTGTCAGATACGTGGCATCGACGCGGTGGCGCTTACCCGGCAGGAGCTGGACATAGCCGACCTAGGAAGCATCGAGCAGGCGCTAACGCGTTACAATCCCTGGGCGGTCATCAACACGGCCGGGTACGTACGCGTCGACGACGCCGAAACCGACGCCGAGCGCTGCTTTCGCGAAAACAGCACCGGCCCCGCCATGCTGGCCACTGTGTGCGCCGCCCACGGCGTGCAGCTGCTGACTTTTTCATCCGACTTGGTGTTCGACGGCTACAAAAACAACCCCTACGTGGAAAGCGACAAAGCCCGGCCGCTGAACGTGTATGGGCAAAGCAAGCAACGCGCCGAGCGGGAGGTGCTCAAGCTCATGAAAAGTGCGTTGGTAGTGCGTACTAGCGCCTTTTTCGGCCCCTGGGACGAGTACAACTTCGTGCACTTTGTGCTGCGTTCGGCCCGCGAAGGCACCGCATTTGAGGCTGCCAACGACGTGCAGATTGCGCCTACTTACGTGCCCTGCCTCGTCAACCACTCGCTCGATTTGCTTATTGACGAGGAGCGCGGCATTTGGCACTTGGCCAACCAAGGCTCGTGCACGTGGGCCGAACTGGCCTGTATGGCGGCCGAGCAAGCCGGTTACAATTCCGATTTTGTAGTAGGCCGGCCCATGGAGTCGTTTAACCTGCGCGCGGCCCGCCCCTTGCAAAGCGTGCTCAGCAGCGAGCAAGGCGTACTGCTGCCCCCCCTGGAGGCCTCGCTGCAGCAATACCTGCTCGATATTGGCCACGAGCCCAGCCACGATTTTGGCTTGCTTTCGGCGGGCTGCGCCGACAAAGGCACCAAAGTATCGGGCTAG
- the glf gene encoding UDP-galactopyranose mutase, producing the protein MFDYLIVGAGFAGSVLAERLATRSNKKILIIDKRNHIGGNAYDHYNEEGVMVHKYGPHIFHTNSKEVFEYLSNFTDWRPYEHWVLASVDGQHVPIPINLDTINKLYGTNMTSFEVDAFFESQAEEVPVIRTSEDVVVSKVGRELYEKFFRNYTRKQWGLDPSELDKSVTSRVPTRTNRDRRYFTDTYQAMPLHGYTKMFEKMLDHPNIKIMLNTDYHDIINVIPFKEMIFTGPVDEYFDFKFGKLPYRSLEFKHETLNKEWHLEAPVVNYPNEHLYTRITEFKALTGQQHPKTSIVYEFPRAEGDPYYPIPKPENAELYNKYKKLADETPNVHFVGRLATYKYYNMDQVVAQALTVYKKLTEKEKEEKGTAKPAKPAITGSATLMEKLLPRDPDKKKA; encoded by the coding sequence ATGTTTGATTATCTGATCGTAGGAGCCGGTTTTGCCGGCAGCGTGCTGGCCGAGCGTCTGGCTACCCGGTCCAACAAAAAAATCCTGATCATCGATAAGCGAAACCACATCGGTGGCAACGCCTACGACCACTACAACGAGGAAGGCGTGATGGTGCACAAGTACGGCCCGCACATCTTCCACACCAACTCCAAGGAGGTATTTGAGTACCTCTCCAATTTCACCGACTGGCGCCCCTACGAGCACTGGGTGCTGGCTTCGGTCGACGGCCAACACGTGCCGATTCCGATTAACCTCGACACCATCAACAAGCTGTACGGCACCAACATGACCAGCTTTGAGGTGGATGCGTTTTTCGAGTCGCAGGCCGAAGAGGTGCCCGTGATTCGCACATCGGAAGATGTAGTGGTAAGCAAAGTGGGCCGCGAGTTGTACGAGAAATTCTTCCGCAACTACACCCGCAAGCAATGGGGGCTCGACCCCTCGGAGCTTGATAAATCGGTGACCTCGCGCGTGCCCACCCGCACCAACCGCGACCGGCGCTACTTCACCGATACTTACCAAGCCATGCCTCTGCACGGCTACACCAAGATGTTCGAGAAGATGCTTGATCACCCGAACATCAAGATCATGCTCAACACCGACTACCACGACATCATCAACGTCATTCCGTTCAAGGAAATGATCTTCACGGGTCCGGTAGACGAGTACTTCGACTTCAAGTTTGGCAAGCTGCCGTACCGCTCGCTCGAGTTCAAGCACGAAACCTTGAACAAGGAGTGGCACCTAGAGGCGCCGGTGGTAAACTACCCCAACGAGCACCTGTACACGCGCATCACCGAGTTTAAGGCGCTTACGGGCCAGCAACACCCCAAAACGAGCATCGTGTACGAGTTTCCGCGTGCCGAAGGTGACCCGTACTACCCGATTCCGAAGCCCGAAAACGCCGAGCTGTACAACAAGTACAAGAAGCTCGCCGACGAAACGCCCAACGTGCATTTCGTAGGCCGCCTGGCTACTTACAAGTACTACAACATGGACCAAGTAGTAGCCCAGGCCCTGACGGTTTACAAGAAGCTCACCGAAAAAGAGAAAGAAGAAAAAGGCACGGCAAAACCCGCCAAACCGGCCATTACTGGTTCGGCTACGCTGATGGAGAAGCTTCTGCCCCGCGACCCGGACAAGAAAAAGGCCTAA